A window of the Hypomesus transpacificus isolate Combined female chromosome 10, fHypTra1, whole genome shotgun sequence genome harbors these coding sequences:
- the cdc7 gene encoding cell division cycle 7-related protein kinase, translating into MEETGPSRNNSQSIDGHVKADKKKRGRKVSRDVEMDIEYLQKAVPQLSKVFRITDKIGEGTFSSVYLGEAQLIDGRREKFALKHLIPTSHPVRIAAELQCLTVAGGRENVMGVTYCFRKDDHVVIVMPYMKHQPFVDILGSLSFEEVRLYIYHLLKALRHIHQFGIIHRDIKPTNFLYNRQEKTFALVDFGLAQGTVDTQIELLKVVKQRTTQRGVGSTGKKDPQAQPPPRATRLPLSTPPQHPTTIPAPQSSSSSSSSTSVKPLAKRAATFASTNRTKRTKELSGLCRTPRAVFGERNLNSCTPVPAKSADTKIQLVKPSKTEDPAARTFVSVIRHPLSARTPASGQKQPRTPVVNLGLTCNCYMTDRVCNVCMSRKQQVAPRAGTPGFRAPEVLTKCPNQGTAIDVWSAGVILLSLLTGRYPFFKANDDLIALAQIMTIRGSRETTQAAKEFGKAVTCSCELPRQDLRTLCETLRGRPSPDDDAMPLHPPNIDIANPQEEPGGSSAEENVPEPQDEGGWDQVPEEAYDLLDRLLDLNPATRITAQQALHHPLFTGF; encoded by the exons ATGGAAGAAACCGGTCCATCTCGCAATAACAGCCAGAGCATCGATGGCCACGTTAAAgcagacaaaaaaaagagaggaaggaaagtgTCAA GGGATGTGGAGATGGACATTGAGTACCTACAGAAGGCAGTGCCACAACTCTCCAAAGTATTTCGCATCACCGACAAAATTGGTGAAG GAACCTTCAGCTCAGTGTACCTGGGTGAAGCTCAGTTGATagacgggaggagagagaagtttGCCTTAAAGCACCTCATCCCCACCAGCCATCCTGTGAGGATCGCAGCTGAGCTCCAGTGCCTTACTGTGGCTGG TGGGAGAGAAAACGTAATGGGGGTGACCTACTGCTTCCGAAAAGATGACCATGTGGTGATTGTCATGCCCTATATGAAGCACCAACCCTTTGTG GACATCCTTGGCTCCCTGAGTTTTGAGGAGGTGCGTCTGTACATCTACCACTTGCTCAAGGCCCTCAGACACATCCACCAGTTTGGCATCAttcacagagacatcaagccCACCAACTTCCTGTACAACCGCCAGGAGAAAAC GTTTGCTCTGGTGGACTTTGGGCTGGCCCAGGGCACAGTGGACACCCAGATTGAGCTGCTCAAGGTGGTGAAGCAGAGGACCACCCAGAGGGGTGTGGGCTCCACAGGGAAGAAGGACCCACAAGCACAGCCACCCCCAAGGGCCACCAGATTACCACTGTcaacccccccccagcaccccaccACCATCCCAGCACCtcaatcctcctcctcttcctcctcctctacctcagtCAAGCCCCTGGCGAAGAGAGCGGCCACGTTCGCCTCCACCAACCGCACCAAACGCACCAAG gAGCTGTCAGGTCTGTGCAGAACCCCACGGGCCGTGTTTGGAGAGAGGAACCTCAACAGCTGCACCCCCGTCCCTGCCAAGTCTGCAGACACTAAGATACAG CTGGTAAAGCCCTCTAAAACTGAGGACCCTGCCGCACGGACGTTTGTCTCTGTCATCCGGCACCCTCTATCTGCAAGGACCCCAGCCAGCGGCCAAAAACAACCAAGGACCCCCGTCGTTAACTTGGGTCTCACCTGCAACTGCTACATGACTGACCGTGTCTGCAACGTCTGTATGTCGAG GAAGCAGCAGGTGGCACCCAGGGCTGGCACTCCAGGGTTTAGAGCTCCAGAGGTCCTGACCAAATGCCCCAACCAGGGCACAG CCATAGATGTCTGGTCAGCCGGGGTGATCCTACTCTCTCTGCTCACTGGCCGCTACCCGTTCTTCAAGGCCAATGACGACCTCATCGCCCTCGCCCAGATCATGACCATACGGGGTTCCAGAGAGACCACCCAGGCTGCAAAGGAGTTTG GTAAAGCGGTGACGTGCAGCTGTGAGCTCCCTCGTCAGGACCTGAGGACTCTGTGTGAGACCCTGAGAGGGAGGCCGTCCCCAGACGATGATGCCatgccccttcacccccccaacATAGACATCGCCAACCCCCAGGAGGAGCCAGGGGGCAGCAGCGCTGAGGAGAATGTTCCAGAACCTCAGGATGAGGGGGGCTGGGACCAGGTGCCTGAGGAGGCCTATGACCTCTTGGACAGACTGCTGGATCTGAATCCAGCCACACGGATCACAGCCCAGCAGGCACTGCATCATCCACTGTTCACAGGCTTCTGA